TCCAGGTGAACAGTTTGGGTACCTCTCATGAAATCATGCGGGTACTGCAACGCGAAGCAGCGTCAGGCGCCCCCTATCAATGTGTGCTGCTGGATGCTGAGCGTGCCCTGGAGGAAACCTTACGGTTGGCTCAAGCCATCACGAGCGCGCGTGAGTTGGCGGGCGTGGCCGTGCTACTGATGAGCCAGCCCAATCAACTGCTTGACGATTCCCAATTACGCCAAGCCGGAGTACGCTCCTGTCTGTTCAAACCGGTTGGCGGCGCCGAACTTGCAAGGTTGCTCAAGCGCTTCACGGTGAAAGCGAGGCTGCTGTAGTTTTTTGAGCCAGCACCCAGGCCCGCGCTTCCTCGGCGGTTTTCAATTCATCCTGCAATTGTTTTTCCCGCAGCTCGGCCATTACGCGGCCCATGGCCGGACCGGGCTTGAGGCCGAGCGACTGAAGGTCGTGACCGGTGAGCAGGGGCGGAAGCACTTCCGGTTGTTGCGCCAGCTCAGCTTGCTGCGTCTTCAAGAAGTCGTAAAGCTCAAGGCCTTGATGCGAGCCCAGGCAATCCAGTTTATGCAACTCGAGTTCCAGTGGAAACGTCGGGCGCATTAACATGCGGCGGAGCGAGGATTTGCGCATTTCCCGGGCATCTTTGAACTGCATGTGATGATAGACACAGATTTTGACATCGGCGATTTCCTGGTTGGAGAAACGGAGCCGGCGGAGGATGGTTTCCGTCATTTCCGCCCCCACTTTTTCGTGGGTGTAAAAGTGATGCTGCCCGGTGACTTCATCCCGCGTGGCGGTCACGGGTTTGGCCACATCATGCAGGAGCACAGCCCACGGCAGCATCGCCGGGCATTCAGCCGGCAAGTTCGAGAGCATCAGGCGGATGTGATTATAAACGGAACCTTCCGGATGATATTGCGGGCTTTGCGCGCACTCAATGGTGGCGGCGATTTCCGGCAGGACATGCGCCAATAGTCCGGTTTCACGCAACAAATCCAATCCGCGCGCGGCGTGCGGCGGGCAAAACAGCTTCAGCAATTCATCGCGAATGCGTTCGGCGCTGACGCGCATCACCCGTTCGGGATTCTGTTTTACCGCCGCCAGCGTGGCCGGCTCGATCTCGAAGCCAAGCTGGGCGGCCAGCCGCACGGCCCGCAACAGGCGCAGGTGATCTTCCGCGAAGCGTTCCGCAGGATTCCCGATGGCGCGCAGCACCCGGCTTTTTAAATCCGCCTCGCCGCCCACCCAATCATGCAGCACCTTTTGGCCGGGATCGTAATAGAGTCCGTTGACGGTAAAATCCCGGCGGCTGGCATCGGCGGCGGGATCACCAAAAGTGACTTGGCCGGGATGCCGGCCATCGGTGTAGCCCGATTCGGAACGGAAAGTGGCTACTTGAAATTCAAAGCCCTGTTCCAAAACCAGCACCACGCCGAACTGACGCCCCACCGGGATGGTCTTGAGGAAAAGACGTTCGATTAGCTCGGGTGTGGCATTCGTGGCGACGTCGTAGTCGCGGGGTTCGCGACCAAGGAGGAAATCACGGACGCAGCCGCCTACCCAATAGGCCGCAAAGCCGGCTTGCTGAATGCGCCGGGCGATCTCGGTGGCTACGGTTGCGAGCTGTGCATCCATGTGGGAGGGAGGATGGCGTAAAAGAGGATGCGCGGCAAGGAAGAAGGAATGCGGAATGCATGGCAAAAATGGGAAGAAAACCTTTTTGCAGAAAAATAAACCGGCAGAAAAATGGGAACGGAACATGGCAAAAATATTATCTGGCAAAAAAATGATGCGAAGGAGATGGAAGCGAGGAGCCAGAAGCTGGGAGCAAGTTAGGTATAACACGGTCACTGACCGGACTTTGCTTTTTGGCATGCATGGTGCGCTTACTGGGCGCGGGGTGGTTAGGAAGCATTGGTTTTACCTGCGGCTCATGTCGGGCAGGCTACGATGGCTGCTGAGCGAGGTCAAGCATGGGAATCCTGCCTGAACTTCTGCGGCTACATGCAGCGCGGCCAGAGGAGCCAGCAGCAGCGCTCCAAGGAAACCAAACATGACAGGGGGCAACGTATCCAGGACTGCCAAGTTGGTTTTCATCGTCGTTTTCTTTCCAAACAACAATTGCCGACTGAACTCGCAGGACAGGCAGGCCGCGGTCGCAAAGGTATGAGTTTGATGAGTTCATCGCCGGCACACATTGCGGTATTGATTGAGATGCCGGGCATCGTCCGTTCGCCCCCAGCCACCCC
The sequence above is a segment of the Verrucomicrobiota bacterium genome. Coding sequences within it:
- a CDS encoding CCA tRNA nucleotidyltransferase — its product is MDAQLATVATEIARRIQQAGFAAYWVGGCVRDFLLGREPRDYDVATNATPELIERLFLKTIPVGRQFGVVLVLEQGFEFQVATFRSESGYTDGRHPGQVTFGDPAADASRRDFTVNGLYYDPGQKVLHDWVGGEADLKSRVLRAIGNPAERFAEDHLRLLRAVRLAAQLGFEIEPATLAAVKQNPERVMRVSAERIRDELLKLFCPPHAARGLDLLRETGLLAHVLPEIAATIECAQSPQYHPEGSVYNHIRLMLSNLPAECPAMLPWAVLLHDVAKPVTATRDEVTGQHHFYTHEKVGAEMTETILRRLRFSNQEIADVKICVYHHMQFKDAREMRKSSLRRMLMRPTFPLELELHKLDCLGSHQGLELYDFLKTQQAELAQQPEVLPPLLTGHDLQSLGLKPGPAMGRVMAELREKQLQDELKTAEEARAWVLAQKTTAASLSP